In Brienomyrus brachyistius isolate T26 chromosome 25, BBRACH_0.4, whole genome shotgun sequence, a single window of DNA contains:
- the pcm1 gene encoding pericentriolar material 1 protein isoform X8, translated as MATGGALFDDSAEDQDLANWATSNGGLGLEDRLNNMDWGAQQQKKANRSSEKNKKKVAEAAESLLTNSISPESTPGAGRRQRARTPHSYATQMSVPEQAELERLRQRINFTDLDQRSIGSDSQGRVTAANNQRQLAENKKPFNFLPLCVNTNNSKQPTSATLATASAGKDSSVQRKDASRLERGSPISDGRGEAGIDSRQVVTKLVQIRDCIRKASSMRDDLAEKADVPANVEHLSHLIDHLKEEEKSYLRFLQKTLAREDDLRALASPGGTGLLADITPLNAESGHSTGRDVLRMLGAKEDLENPRKKQDLLKKYLEQHEELRALKSRQTALMSIQSNMPQMPTLDDTVVTETTGSVSGLSITSELNDELNDLIQRFHNQLHDTQTKTVPDNRRQAESLSLSREAARGRHTLASAKRATLQQLQDKKETMDKILQELHTLRDQTLNNNTCRGGPILSQRSTDQRTSLSGGRSMGFGRDGSSHVTTGLESSGSYAEGNISPGAKLRKYSSWHYCASRKLKEVHTRLNELRELVQYYEQTSDMMVDAVNENIRDEDEEDSQDGSIFETIFDSEHDNHEPVTNIRTSYSVTSRNPPVNWMDVNSLTNGRGSNNHDGRLNTDCEINNRSAANLRSFNIPSVIECQYNRDRPYEEVKDGNEEEDEDDEALGDEDEEVARHGDSEGSPSSRRSSLDEDAEFAQKVHRLQTAKEKLRHLQELVTMVQSDDTDGTVANEDEGPSQRPNNAPESVKVSPPGVAREELYQARLREQQQELRRLQEERLRLMEIQGKIQDLQWACPDLQSSMSSMSEQGPRKVPAAASTPAVGPTSSSAATATLDLLKPKTDASAPDKELWSEMQRRRFQREELRQRRKQLESLMAEHQRRSGLGRAGLPPDERTMATWGGSTPSHLNEEDEGYPSEMGDEEEEGDYSSNEDVSYPGRKSKAYNGRTSRNGGPKASKPQPVDSSGHPASGSGSQPRLQRQAGGPRGTRRQENLRWASEGSFREGRSHWQEQVGQLKKQLDFSTSMCHTLMQDQQTLSYMLQSLITSPYSMLPGNLGSPQVHLLMHQLNQCYTQLAWQQTNVQRLRHTLDELLRQQQQQPQPSQQAQQGTPSVSGGPFLPFSLLSMPGLAPFSPLPSGFGFDPAFPSGGPDLTKTPVKQAGGEQLQAPADHNTSNKTDYMGFLRAFDRASVNAMDTWTQKDGEGGSPSQRGGQQPDPHAPMAHGSLESLSSMPDPSDPTTVTKTFRSGGKASAQASLASRDKTPGSKGRRRRGKGHTKIKGSLTAVSPGPDSDAGSSGSELSQGLASHSRSKEPDQDLLDRLTRKKLDGKSSELKANEISSDTSSDLSLFEALRETIYSEVAALISQNESRPHFLIELFHELQQLNTDYLRQRALFSIQDILRRHQAEGKAAKERSLFQGPVDWAATSNLELTPSESLATSDTDASEKNGVKLTLSTKRNDAESLDNESNQSTPSNHFAKNDLGTTVIHMDKALARMKVQDHSQQQAEGPTAMQTEGASESPDIHCPHIDTQQLDRQIKAIMTEVIPFLKEHMDELCSPQLLSSVKRMVLELTQHNDDSKEFVRFFHRQLGGILQDSLRKFAGQTLKECGEDLLVEISEILFNELAFFRLMQDLDASSRLGGKQKARMKAQATARKCPQAEEAKPQEADEPRSPASHDEDKDQDDTEREGPADNPQPNECGGSAGASDKEEEEEDEDGRGLPLSISLSKAETQPLTNYGSGEDEGEEEELEEFETGPVDVQTSLQANHEVSCGQEQGANDASENSSQEKLDESICSDAVKRSESIELTTVSTVLEEKQDGGASQVDDEGVSVAGSAPAALGGTSPWSSPTCSPDTDSPVIINEHEVGSGNLSQKSDEDDFVKVEDLPLQLSVMCKEELQKRIAEEQLNNNLSVEILSTAVGETVLVGNSQTLKEPETVGAQSA; from the exons ATGGCTACAGGCGGGGCTTTGTTTGATGACAGTGCTGAGGACCAGGACCTGGCCAACTGGGCCACCAGCAATGGTGGACTGGGACTGGaagacaggcttaacaacatg GACTGGGGggcacagcagcagaagaaagcCAACCGCTCCTCTGAGAAGAACAAAAAGAAGGTTGCCGAGGCGGCAGAGAGTCTTCTGACCAACAGCATCTCGCCAGAGTCCACACCGGGAGCTGGTCGACGGCAGCGAGCGCGCACCCCGCACTCATATGCCACCCAGATGTCTGTTCCGGAACAAGCAGAACTGGAGAGGCTGCGGCAacgaatcaacttcacggacctGGACCAG AGGAGCATCGGGAGCGATTCTCAGGGCAGAGTCACGGCAGCAAACAACCAGAGGCAGCTGGCTGAGAACAAGAAGCCCTTCAACTTCCTACCACTGTGTGTCAACACCAACAACAGCAAGCAGCCAACTTCAGCCACCCTGGCAACTGCGTCTGCGGGGAAAGACTCATCTGTGCAGCGCAAAGACGCCTCTCGCCTGGAGCGAGGGTCACCCATCTCTGACGGCAGGGGCGAAGCGGGGATTGACAGCCGTCAG GTTGTGACCAAGCTGGTTCAGATTCGGGACTGCATCAGAAAGGCCAGCTCCATGCGAGATGACCTGGCAGAGAAAGCTGATGTCCCAGCCAATGTCGAGCACCTGTCTCATCTCATCGATCACCTGAAGGAAGAAGAGAAGTCCTACTTGAGATTTCTGCAGAAAACATTG GCCAGAGAGGATGACCTTCGCGCCCTAGCATCCCCAGGGGGGACCGGTTTATTGGCGGACATCACACCCTTGAACGCCGAGAGTGGACACTCCACG GGCCGGGATGTCCTCCGCATGCTAGGAGCAAAGGAAGACCTGGAGAACCCCCGCAAGAAGCAGGACCTTCTGAAAAAGTATCTAGAGCAGCATGAGGAGCTGCGGGCCCTTAAGAGCCGGCAGACTGCTCTTATGTCCATCCAGAGCAACATGCCGCAGATGCCAACCCTGGACGACACGG TTGTGACTGAGACGACGGGTAGCGTGTCCGGCCTCAGCATCACATCAGAGCTGAATGATGAGTTGAATGACCTTATACAGCGTTTCCACAACCAGCTTCATGACACACAG ACAAAGACTGTTCCAGACAACCGGAGGCAAGccgaaagcctgtcgctttccaGGGAGGCAGCACGGGGCAGGCACACGCTTGCCAGTGCCAAGCGTGCCACTCTGCAGCAACTCCAGGACAAGAAGGAGACAATGGACAAGATCCTTCAGGAACTGCACACGCTCCGAGACCAGACGCTGAACAACAACACCT GTCGAGGGGGGCCTATTCTGTCTCAGCGTAGCACAGACCAGAGAACCTCATTGTCTGGGGGACGCTCTATGGGCTTCGGCCGAGATGGCAGCAGTCATGTGACCACTGGATTGGAGTCCAGTGGCTCCTATGCTGAAGGCAACATCAGCCCAGGCGCCAAACTCCG GAAGTACAGCTCTTGGCATTACTGTGCAAGCAGGAAGCTGAAGGAGGTGCACACCCGGCTGAATGAGCTGAGGGAGCTGGTGCAGTACTACGAACAGACGTCTGACATGATGGTGGATGCCGTTAACGAGAACATCCGTGATGAGGATGAGGAAGACAGCCAGGACGGCTCCATCTTTGAGACTATATTTGATTCAGAGCATGACAACCATGAGCCAGTCACCAACATAAG GACAAGCTATTCTGTTACCAGCAGAAACCCACCTGTCAACTGGATGGATGTTAACAGCCTCACCAACGGTCGTGGCTCCAACAACCATGATGGGCGACTGAACACTGACTGTGAAATCAACAACCGCTCAGCTGCTAACCTGAGGAGCTTCAACATCCCCTCTGTGATAG AGTGCCAGTACAACCGGGACCGCCCCTATGAGGAGGTGAAGGATGGTAAtgaggaggaggacgaggacgacGAAGCCCTGggggacgaggacgaggaggtcGCACGGCATGGCGACAGTGAGGGCTCTCCTTCCAGCCGCAGGAGCAGCCTGGACGAGGATGCTGAGTTTGCACAGAAGGTCCATCGGCTGCAGACCGCAAAGGAGAAGCTGCGACATCTGCAGGAGCTGGTGACCATGGTGCAG AGCGATGACACTGATGGCACCGTGGCCAACGAGGACGAGGGGCCAAGTCAGCGACCCAACAATGCTCCCGAATCTGTGAAAGTCTCCCCTCCCGGGGTAGCCAG GGAGGAGCTGTATCAGGCACGGCTGCGGGAGCAACAGCAGGAGCTCAGGCGGCTGCAGGAGGAGCGGCTGAGGCTGATGGAGATTCAGGGGAAAATCCAGGACCTGCAGTGGGCCTGTCCTGACCTGCAG TCATCCATGTCCAGCATGAGTGAACAAGGCCCCAGGAAGGTCCCTGCTGCGGCCTCCACCCCGGCTGTGGGCCCGACCTCCTCCTCAGCGGCCACTGCGACCCTGGACTTACTGAAACCCAAGACGGATGCATCCGCCCCAGACAAGGAG CTGTGGTCAGAGATGCAGCGCCGCCGCTTCCAGAGGGAGGAGCTGAGGCAGCGCCGCAAGCAGCTCGAGTCCCTGATGGCGGAGCACCAGCGCCGCAGCGGCCTGGGCCGTGCTGGGCTCCCACCGGATGagag GACAATGGCCACCTGGGGGGGCTCAACACCCAGTCATCTCAATGAGGAAGACGAAGGCTACCCCTCTGAGATGggagatgaggaagaggagggagacTACAGTTCCAATGAGGACGTCTCGTACCCTGGTCGAAAGAGCAAGGCCTACAATGGCAGAACATCTAGAAATGG TGGCCCAAAGGCCTCCAAGCCTCAGCCTGTGGACAGCTCTGGCCATCCGGCGTCTGGTTCTGGGTCGCAGCCCCGGCTCCAGCGCCAAGCCGGTGGCCCCAGGGGAACTCGGCGTCAGGAGAACCTGCGCTGGGCCTCGGAGGGCTCCTTCAGGGAGGGCCGCTCCCACTGGCAGGAGCAGGTGGGCCAGCTGAAAAAGCAACTAGATTTCAGCACCAGCATGTGCCACACGCTCATGCAGGACCAGCAG acaCTGTCCTATATGCTGCAGAGCCTGATCACCAGCCCTTACAGCATGTTGCCCGGCAACCTGGGCTCGCCGCAGGTGCACCTGCTCATGCACCAGCTAAATCAGTGCTACACGCAGCTGGCATGGCAACAGACCAACGTGCAGAG GCTCCGCCACACCCTGGACGAGCTCCTCcggcaacagcagcagcagccgcaaCCCTCCCAGCAAGCCCAGCAAGGCACCCCATCTGTGTCCGGGGGGCCCTTCCTGCCCTTCAGCCTGCTGAGCATGCCTGGGCTGGCCCCTTTCTCTCCCCTGCCCTCTG GCTTTGGTTTTGACCCAGCGTTCCCATCAGGGGGGCCTGACTTGACGAAGACCCCCGTGAAGCAGGCTGGTGGTGAGCAGCTGCAGGCACCGGCTGACCACAACACCTCCAACAAGACGGATTACATGGGCTTCCTGCGGGCCTTTGATAGGGCTTCTGTCAACGCCATGGACACCTG GACCCAGAAGGATGGCGAGGGTGGCAGCCCCAGCCAGAGGGGTGGTCAGCAGCCGGATCCCCATGCGCCAATGGCCCATGGCTCCCTGGAAAGCCTCAGCAGCATGCCTGACCCCAGCGACCCCACCACAGTCACCAAGACTTTCCGCTCAGGTGGCAAAGCCTCAGCCCAGGCCAGCCTGGCCTCCAGGGACAAAACTCCTGGCTCCAAGGGCCGGCGGCGCAGGGGCAAAGGACACACCAAGATTAAAG GCAGTCTGACTGCTGTTTCTCCAGGGCCGGACAGTGATGCAGGCTCTAGTGGCAGTGAGCTCAGCCAGGGTTTGGCCTCACACAGCAGGTCTAAGGAACCCGATCAGGACCTGCTGGACAGGTTGACACGAAAGAAACTGGATGGCAAGTCCAGTGAGCTTAAGGCCAATGAGATTTCCTCAG ATACCAGCAGCGACCTCTCACTGTTCGAGGCACTACGGGAAACCATCTATTCAGAGGTGGCTGCACTGATCTCCCAGAACGAGTCACGACCGCACTTCCTCATCGAGCTGTTCCACGAGTTGCAGCAGCTCAACACTGACTACCTGCGGCAGAGGGCGCTCTTCTCCATACAG GACATACTCAGAAGGCACCAGGCTGAAGGCAAGGCTGCGAAGGAGCGGAGCCTCTTCCAGGGCCCCGTGGACTGGGCTGCCACCTCCAACCTGGAGCTCACGCCCAGTGAAAGCCTGGCCACCAGCGACACG GATGCCTCTGAAAAAAATGGCGTCAAGCTGACTTTGAGCACAAAGCGGAATGATGCAGAGTCTTTGGATAATGAGAGTAACCAGTCAACCCCCTCCAACCACTTTGCCAAGAATGATTTAG GCACCACGGTGATCCACATGGACAAGGCGCTGGCCCGGATGAAGGTGCAGGACCACTCccagcagcaggcagagggCCCCACGGCCATGCAAACGGAAG GTGCTTCCGAGAGCCCTGACATCCACTGTCCCCACATTGACACCCAGCAACTGGACAGGCAGATCAAGGCTATCATGACGGAGGTCATACCCTTTCTGAAG GAGCACATGGATGAGCTGTGCTCCCCCCAGCTGCTCTCCTCCGTCAAGCGAATGGTGTTGGAGCTGACACAGCACAATGACGACAGCAAGGAGTTTGTGCGCTTCTTCCACCGCCAGCTAGGGGGCATACTACAG GACTCCCTGAGAAAGTTTGCTGGACAGACGCTAAAGGAGTGTGGCGAGGACCTGCTGGTGGAGATTTCAGAGATCCTCTTCAATGAGCTGGCCTTCTTCCGCCTCATGCAGGACCTCGACGCCAGCAGTCGGCTGGGAGGGAAGCAGAAGGCCAGGATGAAAGCCCAGGCCACAGCCAGGAAATGCCCGCAGGCAGAG GAAGCCAAGCCCCAGGAAGCAGACGAGCCCCGCTCACCTGCCAGTCATGATGAAGACAAA GACCAAGATGACACTGAGAGGGAGGGGCCAGCCGACAACCCCCAACCAAATGAATGTGGAGGGAGCGCTGGAGCCTCAgacaaggaggaggaagaagaggatgagGATGGCAGAGGACTGCCTCTCTCCATAA GTCTGTCAAAGGCAGAGACTCAGCCCCTAACTAACTATGGCAGTGGAGAAGATGAGGGTGaagaggaggagctggaggagtttGAGACGGGGCCTGTCGACGTGCAGACATCTCTCCAGGCCAACCACGAGGTGTCATGTGGCCAAGAGCAG GGAGCAAATGACGCCTCAGAGAACAGCAGCCAGGAAAAATTGGATGAGAGCATTTGCAGTGATGCTG TAAAAAGGTCCGAGTCCATAGAGCTGACTACCGTCTCTACGGTGCTCGAAGAGAAGCAGGATGGGGGTGCCTCCCAGGTGGACGATGAGGGGGTCTCTGTGGCTGGCAGCGCCCCGGCCGCCTTGGGGGGGACATCACCCTGGAGCTCGCCCACCTGCAGCCCAGACACAGACTCTCCTGTCATCATTAATGAGCAT GAAGTTGGGTCTGGAAATTTAAGCCAGAAGTCAGATGAAGATGACTTTGTCAAAGTGGAAGATCTTCCCCTGCAGCTCTCAGTCATGTGCAAG GAGGAGCTTCAGAAAAGAATAGCCGAGGAACAGCTAAACAACAACCTGTCAGTGGAAATCCTCAGTACGGCTGTGGGAGAAACCGTTCTTGTTGGAAACTCTCAAACACTAAAAGAGCCAG AGACCGTCGGTGCTCAGAGTGCATGA